A stretch of DNA from Pseudonocardia hierapolitana:
CACAGCCGCCGCCACCGGGACGGCACCGCGAACTCGGCCGCCACCACGGCGGGCGGCACGGCGAGGAACGTCTCGTCCACCACGTCCACCGACGGCACCGCGCCAGCCTAGTGCCAGGTCGTGCCGAGATCGCCTACCGCGAGGTAGGTTTCGGGAAACGGGAGCCAGTGCCGGCCAGGAGGTCACACCGTGCGCGAGTACAGCGTTCCAGCCACGTTCCGCGTGGGTGACGAGGAGAACCTCCTCGACGCGGTGTACGCGAATGCCGATGAGCACGCGTCGGTGGTGGTGTACCGGCGCCAGGACACTCCCGGCGAATGGTCGGACGTCACCTGCGCGCAGTTCGCCGACGAGGTCGTGGCGGTGGCTCGCGGGCTCGTCGCCGCCGGGGTCCGGCCCGGCGACCGCGTGGCGCTGCTGTCGCGCACCCGCTACGAGTGGAGCCTGATCGACTACGCGATCCTCGCGGCGGGCGCGGCCACCGTGCCGATCTACGAGACGTCGTCGGCCGACCAGATCGGCTGGATCCTGTCCGACTCCGAGGCGGTCGCCGCGATCGTCGAGTCGGGCAGGCACGCCGGCCTGGTCGAGAGCGTGCGAGCCGCATGCCCCGGCGTGCGGCACGTCTGGCAGATCGATCCGTCGGAGGACGGGCCGGGTGCCGTCGACGCACTCGTTGCCCTTGGCGCGGACACCCCGGCCGACGAGGTGCGAGCGCGCAGCGCCGCCGTGCGCGCCGACGACCTCGCCACGCTGATCTACACGTCCGGCACCACCGGCCGCCCCAAGGGCTGCGAGCTCACCCACGGCAACCTCGTCAGCGAGGTCAAGAGCACCGTCAGCATGCTCCCCGAGCTGCTGACCGACCGCGGGTCGGTGCTGCTGTTCCTGCCGCTCGCGCACGTGTTCGGCAAGGTCATCCAATGCGGCGCCCTGTACACCCGCACCGTCGTGGGGCACACGCCCGACGTGAAGCGGCTGCTCCCGGACCTCGCCTCGTTCCGGCCGACGTTCATCCTCTCCGCCCCGCGCGTGTTCGAGAAGGTCTTCAACAGCGCCCGCCAGCGGGCTCACGACAGCGGCAAGGGCCGGGTCTTCGACATGGCCACCGACACCGCCATCGCGTGGAGCCAGGCCCGGGACACCGGCGGCCCCGGCCTCGCGCTGCGGCTGCGGCACGCGCTGTTCGACCGGCTGGTGTACGGCAAGCTGCGGACCGTCGTCGGCGGGAGCGTGGTGGCGGCGGTGTCGGGGGCGGCGCCGCTGGGTGAGCGGCTCGGCCACTTCTTCCGGGGCATCGGGCTCCCGGTCCTCGAGGGTTACGGCCT
This window harbors:
- a CDS encoding AMP-dependent synthetase/ligase, coding for MREYSVPATFRVGDEENLLDAVYANADEHASVVVYRRQDTPGEWSDVTCAQFADEVVAVARGLVAAGVRPGDRVALLSRTRYEWSLIDYAILAAGAATVPIYETSSADQIGWILSDSEAVAAIVESGRHAGLVESVRAACPGVRHVWQIDPSEDGPGAVDALVALGADTPADEVRARSAAVRADDLATLIYTSGTTGRPKGCELTHGNLVSEVKSTVSMLPELLTDRGSVLLFLPLAHVFGKVIQCGALYTRTVVGHTPDVKRLLPDLASFRPTFILSAPRVFEKVFNSARQRAHDSGKGRVFDMATDTAIAWSQARDTGGPGLALRLRHALFDRLVYGKLRTVVGGSVVAAVSGAAPLGERLGHFFRGIGLPVLEGYGLTETTAGVTLNALGAQRIGTVGRPVPGHSVRIADDGEVLVKGPIVFRRYWKNDTATADALDDGWFHTGDIGELDDAGFLRITGRKKELIVTAGGKNVAPAVLEDRLRAHPLISQCMVVGDGQPFIGALVTIDAEALPGWLERSGKPVGARIADLVDDPDLRAEIAHAVEDANQAVSRAEQIREFRILPVDFTEAGGEMTPTMKVKRAVVAKTFAADIASIYSGAKAPA